The following proteins are encoded in a genomic region of Hemibagrus wyckioides isolate EC202008001 linkage group LG29, SWU_Hwy_1.0, whole genome shotgun sequence:
- the LOC131349161 gene encoding uncharacterized protein LOC131349161 gives MGYKQHNGLAGYTGYFLSDCDPIRKWAVLKQFDREHIHKQLDDQQFYPEHIHKQLDDQQFYPEHIHKQLNDKHFDRKYVHKQLDDKHFHPEHVHKQLDDKHFDRDYVHKQLDDKHFDRDYIHKQRDDKHFHTEYFYKQLDDKHFHPEHIHKQLDHKHFDRDYVHKQLDDKHFHPEHVHKQLDIKHFHPEHFYKQLDDKHFDRDYIHKQLDNKHFHPKHAHKQLDNKHFHPKHAHKQLDDKHFHTEYFYKQLDDKHFHPEHIHKQLDHKHFDRDYVHKQLDDKHFHPEHVHKQLDIKHFHPEHVHKQLDNKHFHPEHFYKQLDNKHFHPKHVHKQLDDKHFDRDYIHKQLDNKHFHPKHAHKQLDNKHFHPKHAHKQLDDKHFHPEHIHKQLDDKHFDRDYVYKQLDDEHFHPEHVHKQLHDEHFHPEHVHKRLDDKHFHPEHVHKQLDDKHFHPEHVHKQLDDKHFHPEHIHKQLHNKYFHPEHVHKQLHNKHFHPEHVHKQLHNKHFHPEHVHKRLGDKHFHPEHVHKQLDHRHFHPEYFYKQLDDKHFHPEHIHKQLDHRHFHPEHVHKQLDNKHFLPQHIHKQLDHKHFHPEHVHKQLDDKHFHHEHVHKQLHNKHFHSDHVHKQLHNKHFHPEHIHKQLDHKHFHPEYFYKRLDDKHFHPEYFYKQLNNKHFHPEYFYKRLDDKHIHPEHVHKQLHDKHIHPEHIHKQLNNKHLHPEHVHKQLNNKHFHPEHVHKQLDHKHFHPEYFYKQLDDKHFHPEYFNKQLNNKHFHPEYDHKQLDHKHFHPEYVHKQLDHKHFHPEYFYKRLDDKHIHPEHVHKRLGDKHFHPEHVHKQLDHRHFHPEYFYKQLDDKHFHPEHVHKQLDHKHFHPEHVHKQLDNKHFLPQHIHKQLDHKHFHPEHVHKQLNDKHFHHEHVHKQLHNKHFHPEHIHKQLDHKHFHPEYFYKQLDDKHFHPEYFYKRLDDKHIHPEHVHKQLHYKHIHPEHVHKQLHDKHIHPEHIHKQLNNKHFHPEHVHKQLNNKHFHPEHVHKQLDHKHFHPEYFYKQLDDKHFHPEYFNKQLNNKHFHPEYVHKQLDHKHFHPEYFYKRLDDKHIHPEHVHKQLDDKHFHPEHVHKQLHDKHIHPEHVRKQLHDKHIHPEHVHKQLDDKHFHAEHVHKQLDDKHFHPEHVHKQLDHKHFHAEHVHKQLHDEHFHPEHIHKRLDDKHFHPEHVHKRLDDKHFHPEHVHKQLHDEHFHPEHIHKQLDDKHFHPEHIHKQLDDKHFHPEHVHK, from the exons ATGG GTTATAAACAACACAATGGACTGGCGGGTTATACTGGCTATTTTTTGTCTGATTG TGATCCCATACGCAAGTGGGCAGTCCTCAAACAATTCGACAGAGAGCACATCCACAAACAACTCGACGACCAACAGTTCTACCCCGAGCACATCCACAAACAACTCGACGACCAACAGTTCTACCCCGagcacatccacaaacagctcAACGACAAACACTTCGACAGAAAATACGTCCACAAACaactcgacgacaaacacttccaccccgagcacgtccacaaacagctcgacgacaaacacttcgaCAGAGActacgtccacaaacagctcgacgacaaacacttcgaCAGAGATTACATCCACAAACAAcgcgacgacaaacacttccacaccgagtacttctacaaacagctcgacgacaaacacttccaccccgagcacatccacaaacagctcgaccacAAACACTTCGACAGAGActacgtccacaaacagctcgatgacaaacacttccaccccgagcacgtccacaaacagctcgacatcaaacacttccaccccgagcacttctacaaacagctcgacgacaaacacttcgaCAGAGATTACATCCACAAACAACTCgacaacaaacacttccaccccaaACACGCCCACAAACAACTCgacaacaaacacttccaccccaaACACGCCCACAAACaactcgacgacaaacacttccacaccgagtacttctacaaacagctcgacgacaaacacttccaccccgagcacatccacaaacagctcgaccacAAACACTTCGACAGAGActacgtccacaaacagctcgatgacaaacacttccaccccgagcacgtccacaaacagctcgacatcaaacacttccaccccgagcacgtccacaaacaactcgacaacaaacacttccaccccgagcacttctacaaacagctcgacaacaaacacttccaccccaagcacgtccacaaacagctcgacgacaaacacttcgaCAGAGATTACATCCACAAACAACTCgacaacaaacacttccaccccaaACACGCCCACAAACAACTCgacaacaaacacttccaccccaaACACgcccacaaacagctcgacgacaaacacttccaccccgagcacatccacaaacagctcgacgacaaacacttcgaCAGAGACTACGtctacaaacagctcgacgacgaacacttccaccccgagcacgtccacaaacagctccacgacgaacacttccaccccgagcacgtccacaaacggctcgacgacaaacacttccaccccgagcacgtccacaaacagctcgacgacaaacacttccaccccgagcacgtccacaaacagctcgacgacaaacacttccaccccgagcacatccacaaacagctccacAACAAatacttccaccccgagcacgtccacaaacagctccacaacaaacacttccaccctgagcacgtccacaaacagctccacaacaaacacttccaccccgagcacgtccacaaacggCTCggcgacaaacacttccaccccgagcacgtccacaaacagctcgaccacagacacttccaccccgagtacttctacaaacagctcgacgacaaacacttccaccccgagcacatccacaaacagctcgaccatagacacttccaccccgagcacgtccacaaacagctcgacaacaaacacttcctcccccagcacatccacaaacagctcgaccacaaacacttccaccccgagcacgtccacaaacagctcgacgacaaacacttccaccacgagcacgtccacaaacagctccacaacaaacacttccactccgatcacgtccacaaacagctccacaacaaacacttccaccccgagcacatccacaaacagctcgaccacaaacacttccaccccgagtacttctacaaacggctcgacgacaaacacttccaccccgagtacttctacaaacagctcaacaacaaacacttccaccccgagtacttctacaaacggctcgacgacaaacacatccaccccgagcacgtccacaaacagctccacGACAAACACATCCACCCCGagcacatccacaaacagctcAACAACAAACACCTCCACCCCGAGCAtgtccacaaacagctcaacaacaaacacttccaccccgagcatgtccacaaacagctcgaccacaaacacttccaccccgagtacttctacaaacagctcgacgacaaacacttccaccctgAGTACTTCAACAAACAGCTCaacaacaaacacttccaccccgagtacgaccacaaacagctcgaccacaaacacttccaccccgagtacgtccacaaacagctcgaccacaaacacttccaccccgagtacttctacaaacggctcgacgacaaacacatccaccccgagcacgtccacaaacggCTCggcgacaaacacttccaccccgagcacgtccacaaacagctcgaccacagacacttccaccccgagtacttctacaaacagctcgacgacaaacacttccaccccgagcacgtccacaaacagctcgaccataaacacttccaccccgagcacgtccacaaacagctcgacaacaaacacttcctcccccagcacatccacaaacagctcgaccacaaacacttccaccccgagcacgtccacaaacagctcaacgacaaacacttccaccacgagcacgtccacaaacagctccacaacaaacacttccaccccgagcacatccacaaacagctcgaccacaaacacttccaccccgagtacttctacaaacagctcgacgacaaacacttccaccccgagtacttctacaaacggctcgacgacaaacacatccaccccgagcacgtccacaaacagctccacTACAAACAcatccaccccgagcacgtccacaaacagctccacGACAAACACATCCACCCCGagcacatccacaaacagctcaacaacaaacacttccaccccgagcatgtccacaaacagctcaacaacaaacacttccaccccgagcatgtccacaaacagctcgaccacaaacacttccaccccgagtacttctacaaacagctcgacgacaaacacttccaccctgAGTACTTCAACAAACAGCTCaacaacaaacacttccaccccgagtacgtccacaaacagctcgaccacaaacacttccaccccgagtacttctacaaacggctcgacgacaaacacatccaccccgagcacgtccacaaacagctcgatgacaaacacttccaccccgagcacgtccacaaacagctccacGACAAACAtatccaccccgagcacgtccgcAAACAGCTCCACGACAAACAcatccaccccgagcacgtccacaaacagctcgacgacaaacacttccacgccgagcacgtccacaaacagctcgacgacaaacacttccaccccgagcacgtccacaaacagctcgaccacaaacacttccacgccgagcacgtccacaaacagctccacgacgaacacttccaccccgagcacatccacaaacggctcgacgacaaacacttccaccccgagcacgtccacaaacggctcgacgacaaacacttccaccccgagcacgtccacaaacagctccacgacgaacacttccaccccgagcacatccacaaacagctcgacgacaaacacttccaccccgagcacatccacaaacagctcgacgacaaacacttccaccccgagcacgtccacaaatag